One window of Novosphingobium sp. P6W genomic DNA carries:
- a CDS encoding SDR family NAD(P)-dependent oxidoreductase, protein MKGLVEGKVAVITGAGSGVGQAAALLFTRHGARVVVADIDAARADETVALVQAEGGEACAAHCNVADEADVERLIALAVATYGRLDILYNNAGITVTGSPGKGPKSLVETTAAEITAIQAVNVDGVLYGCKAAIAVFAQQGGGGAIVNTASIAGLIGYGGVAYGATKGAVVGLTRTLAIEVAAQGIRVNSVCPAGMPTRYGGMDATGPQADRVRQSMGSAHPLGRAIDPMDCASAALFLVSDLASNITGVNLPVDGGLSAGVPLRR, encoded by the coding sequence ATGAAGGGATTGGTCGAAGGCAAAGTTGCCGTGATCACAGGCGCGGGATCGGGCGTGGGACAGGCCGCAGCGTTGCTCTTTACCCGCCATGGCGCGCGCGTCGTGGTGGCCGACATCGACGCTGCCCGCGCGGATGAGACAGTTGCGCTGGTCCAGGCCGAAGGCGGCGAGGCGTGCGCCGCGCATTGCAATGTCGCGGACGAGGCGGATGTCGAGCGGCTGATCGCTCTTGCGGTAGCCACCTACGGACGGCTGGACATTCTCTACAACAACGCCGGTATCACCGTCACGGGATCGCCGGGCAAGGGGCCGAAGTCGCTGGTCGAGACGACGGCCGCGGAGATCACGGCGATACAGGCGGTGAACGTCGATGGCGTGCTTTATGGATGCAAGGCGGCCATCGCGGTATTCGCACAGCAGGGCGGCGGCGGGGCGATCGTCAACACCGCATCGATCGCCGGGCTGATCGGCTACGGAGGAGTGGCCTATGGCGCGACCAAAGGCGCTGTCGTCGGGCTTACCCGCACGCTTGCGATAGAGGTCGCGGCGCAGGGCATCAGGGTCAATTCCGTGTGTCCGGCGGGTATGCCGACCCGCTACGGGGGCATGGATGCGACCGGCCCGCAAGCGGATCGCGTGCGGCAGAGCATGGGGTCTGCACATCCGCTTGGCCGCGCGATCGATCCGATGGACTGCGCCAGCGCCGCGCTGTTCCTGGTCTCCGATCTTGCCTCAAACATAACCGGCGTGAACCTGCCGGTCGATGGCGGCCTGTCGGCGGGCGTTCCGCTTCGCCGATGA
- a CDS encoding SDR family NAD(P)-dependent oxidoreductase, producing the protein MTSDDRPVMLITGGTGSIGREVAAQTLEAGWRLVLHGRTRESVDTAMKGFARPETDVAAYAEDAFVEGAVPSIVERAVACFGRIDAVVDCVTGGPPGVVGRFADTDPAGYPGLLNGSVAHIQRLAHAALPLLARRGGTLIAFASDAGRFAATGQAAVGASRAGIMGFVRNLAMETAQDGIRVHCIAPSFVEGSASLKRTEARNPDRVARARARAGLGLPTPADIAPVVLFLCGDGARRLTGQIISVNGGLNA; encoded by the coding sequence ATGACATCCGATGATCGCCCGGTGATGCTGATAACGGGTGGAACCGGCTCAATCGGGCGCGAAGTCGCGGCCCAGACCCTGGAGGCCGGGTGGCGCTTAGTTCTTCACGGCCGCACGCGCGAAAGCGTGGATACCGCGATGAAGGGTTTCGCGCGGCCGGAAACGGACGTCGCCGCCTATGCCGAGGATGCATTCGTCGAGGGCGCCGTGCCGTCGATCGTGGAGCGCGCCGTTGCCTGCTTCGGCCGGATCGATGCGGTTGTCGATTGCGTGACGGGTGGCCCGCCGGGCGTGGTCGGGCGCTTTGCGGATACTGATCCTGCGGGCTATCCCGGTCTGCTGAACGGTTCGGTCGCGCATATCCAGCGGCTGGCACATGCTGCCTTGCCGTTGCTGGCAAGGCGCGGCGGGACCCTGATCGCCTTCGCTTCCGATGCCGGGCGCTTCGCGGCGACCGGGCAGGCGGCGGTCGGGGCGTCGCGGGCGGGGATTATGGGGTTTGTCCGCAACCTTGCGATGGAAACCGCGCAGGATGGCATCCGAGTGCACTGCATCGCGCCGAGCTTCGTCGAGGGTAGCGCCAGCCTGAAAAGAACCGAGGCACGAAATCCGGACCGGGTGGCCCGGGCGCGTGCACGCGCAGGGCTGGGCCTGCCGACGCCTGCGGATATCGCGCCCGTGGTCCTGTTCCTGTGCGGCGATGGCGCACGCAGGCTCACTGGTCAGATCATCAGCGTGAATGGCGGATTGAACGCATGA
- a CDS encoding NADP-dependent oxidoreductase, with translation MKQVVLRNYPRGAPSAGDFAVETAEMPEPATGEVLLKTYWLSLDPLIRFSLDERRLTGRAQVRPGEVLYGGAVSRIEASNVAAFSVGDWVEGRTGWREFAAVDPAVVPLRKIDAGAAPPSAALGLLGMPGQTAHACMIEVGRVTTGETVVISAAAGAVGTIAGQIGKILGARVVGIAGGPKKCRAVEAFGFDVCVDYRASDYADQLAAACPGGIDVYVENVGGAVTQAVLPLLKYQARMPVCGFIAYYGMGLEGPGPDRLPGFMRTIMSKGLEVRGFGGALVAGPDALDNLARWHGQGKIRLAETVVEGLDEAPAAFAGIFSGNANVGKLVVRVAAE, from the coding sequence ATGAAACAGGTCGTGTTACGCAATTATCCGAGGGGAGCGCCCAGCGCTGGGGACTTTGCGGTGGAGACCGCCGAGATGCCCGAACCGGCGACCGGCGAGGTGCTGCTCAAGACCTATTGGCTTTCACTGGACCCGCTGATCCGCTTTTCGCTGGACGAGCGGCGGTTGACGGGCCGGGCGCAAGTGCGGCCGGGTGAAGTTCTGTATGGCGGCGCCGTGTCACGCATCGAGGCGTCCAATGTCGCGGCTTTTTCAGTCGGGGATTGGGTCGAGGGGCGAACGGGGTGGAGAGAGTTTGCAGCGGTCGATCCTGCCGTCGTTCCGCTGCGCAAGATCGATGCGGGGGCAGCGCCGCCCTCCGCCGCGTTGGGACTCCTGGGTATGCCGGGGCAGACGGCCCATGCCTGCATGATCGAGGTTGGCCGGGTTACGACCGGGGAGACGGTCGTGATCTCCGCTGCGGCCGGTGCGGTCGGCACGATCGCGGGGCAGATCGGCAAAATTCTGGGCGCCCGAGTAGTCGGCATCGCCGGGGGGCCGAAGAAATGTCGCGCGGTCGAGGCGTTCGGTTTCGATGTCTGTGTCGATTACCGTGCCAGTGATTACGCCGACCAACTCGCAGCGGCCTGTCCCGGCGGGATCGATGTCTATGTCGAGAACGTCGGCGGCGCGGTGACGCAAGCCGTGCTGCCTTTGCTCAAATATCAGGCCCGGATGCCGGTCTGTGGTTTCATCGCCTATTACGGCATGGGGCTTGAAGGGCCTGGGCCGGACCGGCTGCCCGGCTTCATGCGCACCATCATGTCCAAGGGGCTTGAGGTGCGCGGGTTCGGCGGAGCGCTGGTCGCCGGGCCCGATGCGCTGGATAATCTTGCACGGTGGCATGGCCAGGGAAAGATCAGGCTGGCCGAAACCGTGGTGGAAGGCCTCGACGAAGCGCCCGCTGCCTTTGCCGGCATATTCAGCGGCAACGCAAACGTGGGCAAACTCGTCGTCCGGGTCGCTGCGGAGTGA
- a CDS encoding tyrosine-protein phosphatase encodes MSMDSTGACAQVVPLEGGRNFRDLGGYRARDGREVRRGLLFRSGSLAGVTSAGVATLRGLGVVGLCDLRTSRERLAEPVDWHAAMGLSYWSRDYETSFGELRRLMESRLPDAEAAQAAMMEGYRRLPFEQAPAYRELFRRLRDGEVPLIFNCSAGKDRAGTAAALILTALGVPRETVLADFALTDRVGGLERMISRPATEGSLLANQSTEVIRAILAADPLYMATALDLVAPDAQAFEQYLEDVLEVDRASVEMIRERLLC; translated from the coding sequence ATGTCGATGGACTCCACAGGCGCCTGTGCGCAGGTCGTGCCGCTTGAAGGCGGCCGCAATTTTCGTGATCTGGGCGGCTACCGCGCAAGGGATGGGCGCGAGGTGCGGCGCGGCCTGCTCTTTCGTTCGGGGAGCCTTGCGGGGGTGACGTCGGCGGGCGTTGCCACATTGCGCGGGCTGGGTGTCGTGGGACTTTGCGATTTGCGCACGTCGCGCGAACGGCTTGCGGAGCCCGTGGATTGGCATGCGGCGATGGGCCTGTCCTATTGGTCGCGTGATTATGAAACCAGCTTTGGAGAGCTGAGACGCCTGATGGAATCGCGCCTGCCGGACGCCGAGGCAGCGCAGGCCGCTATGATGGAGGGGTATCGACGTCTGCCGTTCGAGCAGGCGCCCGCCTATCGCGAACTGTTCCGGCGCCTGCGCGATGGCGAAGTGCCGCTGATCTTCAATTGTTCGGCAGGCAAGGATCGCGCCGGTACTGCCGCAGCGCTTATTCTTACAGCGCTTGGCGTGCCCCGCGAAACGGTATTGGCCGATTTCGCGCTCACCGACCGCGTCGGCGGTCTGGAGCGCATGATATCCCGGCCCGCGACCGAGGGCAGCCTGCTGGCAAACCAGTCGACCGAAGTCATTCGCGCCATTCTGGCAGCCGATCCCCTTTACATGGCGACGGCGCTGGATCTGGTCGCGCCGGATGCGCAGGCGTTCGAGCAGTATCTGGAAGATGTACTGGAAGTCGATCGAGCATCTGTGGAGATGATCCGCGAGCGACTGCTCTGCTGA
- a CDS encoding cytochrome P450, translating into MGNLVEEDVNPKLAMLRAQAQVHKGSLRELLGLPEVKRHKLGVARQTYTVLSFAACEKAFRENGRFSSSIVHHPNPGDEQTMGILEMDGLQHLAYRKTLQPMFIKPRTLTWWRQRWINEIVEMLIARMRTQDRAELNLEYCARVPVHTVTRAIGMEGDDALVFRNALIRSSEVSHILPEVRAEASETVWRMLAELIASRRANPGDDVVSKLIEATVQLPDGSERPLNDREIAINSRLVMVAGGGTSWRQFGITLWALLTRRDQLDAVRADRSLVDAAIEESVRWNVTAPVFSRLVTEDSELGGIAIPAGSVVELCTGSANRDSTRWENADEYDLHRPLKPHLGFGIGQHQCLGMNVARSEINVGINALLDAFPDIRLDPDQPAPFLTGGLEQRGMSAIPVLLR; encoded by the coding sequence ATGGGCAATCTGGTCGAGGAGGACGTGAACCCCAAGCTGGCCATGCTGCGCGCGCAGGCACAAGTGCACAAGGGGTCGCTTAGAGAATTGCTCGGCCTGCCCGAGGTCAAGCGGCACAAACTGGGCGTCGCCCGTCAAACGTATACCGTGCTGAGCTTTGCGGCATGCGAGAAGGCCTTTCGCGAAAACGGTCGTTTTTCCTCGAGCATCGTCCACCATCCGAACCCGGGCGATGAACAGACCATGGGCATCCTGGAGATGGATGGCCTGCAGCATCTGGCCTACCGCAAGACCCTGCAACCCATGTTCATCAAGCCGCGCACCCTGACCTGGTGGCGGCAACGCTGGATCAACGAGATCGTCGAGATGCTGATAGCGCGGATGCGGACGCAGGATCGCGCCGAGCTGAACCTGGAATATTGCGCGCGCGTGCCTGTCCATACCGTCACCCGCGCGATCGGCATGGAGGGCGATGATGCCCTGGTATTCCGCAACGCGCTGATCCGCAGCAGCGAGGTCAGCCATATCCTGCCGGAAGTTCGCGCCGAGGCATCGGAGACGGTGTGGCGGATGTTGGCCGAACTGATCGCGAGCCGCCGTGCGAATCCGGGTGACGATGTGGTCTCGAAGCTGATCGAGGCGACCGTGCAATTGCCGGACGGCTCGGAACGGCCACTCAACGATCGCGAGATCGCGATCAACAGCCGTCTGGTGATGGTTGCGGGTGGCGGTACGTCCTGGCGGCAGTTCGGAATTACACTGTGGGCGTTGCTTACCCGGCGCGATCAACTGGACGCGGTAAGGGCAGACCGGTCGCTTGTGGATGCGGCGATCGAGGAATCGGTTCGATGGAACGTGACCGCGCCGGTGTTCAGCCGGTTGGTGACTGAAGATTCGGAGTTGGGCGGCATCGCCATCCCGGCGGGGTCGGTCGTCGAACTGTGCACCGGTTCAGCCAATCGCGATTCCACGCGTTGGGAAAATGCCGACGAGTATGACCTGCACCGTCCGCTCAAACCGCATCTTGGTTTTGGTATTGGCCAGCATCAATGCCTGGGCATGAATGTCGCGCGCAGCGAGATCAACGTTGGCATCAACGCACTGCTGGATGCTTTCCCCGACATCCGGCTCGATCCCGACCAGCCCGCCCCGTTCCTTACAGGCGGGTTGGAGCAACGCGGAATGTCGGCCATTCCCGTGCTGCTGCGCTGA
- a CDS encoding Zn-ribbon domain-containing OB-fold protein has translation MTAVVQPGLAPRQLPAVERDSGFFWTAGEKGILLIQRCACGSYNHPPLPRCPFCGGDALAPEPVAGRGRVATFTVNHQPWRRGMAVPYVFAAVELAEQAELYVMTNIVDCAPEAVSIGLPVEVQFERHDDVWLPMFRLRGLG, from the coding sequence ATGACCGCTGTTGTCCAACCCGGCTTGGCGCCGCGCCAGTTGCCCGCAGTCGAAAGGGATTCGGGTTTTTTCTGGACGGCCGGGGAAAAGGGCATTCTGCTTATCCAGCGCTGTGCATGCGGGAGCTACAATCATCCGCCCCTACCGCGCTGCCCCTTCTGCGGCGGCGACGCGCTGGCGCCCGAGCCGGTCGCTGGGCGGGGGAGGGTGGCTACGTTCACGGTCAATCATCAGCCCTGGCGCCGGGGTATGGCAGTCCCCTACGTCTTCGCGGCGGTGGAACTTGCAGAGCAGGCCGAACTATACGTCATGACGAACATCGTGGACTGCGCCCCGGAAGCGGTGAGCATCGGCTTGCCTGTCGAGGTGCAGTTCGAACGCCATGACGATGTGTGGCTACCCATGTTCCGGCTACGCGGGCTCGGTTGA
- a CDS encoding thiolase family protein, which translates to MVHPEKHVCITGAGQSTVGRPSLRSALQLTLDACDSAIADAGLTLAEIDGLTTFPGPAGDAGGFSPVGATEVMIASGMKPVWIGASTEGHGHMSAIFSAIQAIASGLCRHVLVFRTVAEATARAAPRGGGGLPARATRANMWSAPFNAVSPANIYALYATAYFAKYGATATQLGAIAVNSRHMASLNPNAIYRTPISIEDYLASRVISSPLRLYDCDTHIDGSTAILLSRRDIAMEMARSPIEIEAMGMGLGGLGIGRHVGDFTQLPAEAAARMLWSRTDLKPRDVDVAQIYDGFSILTLLWMESLGLCGRGEAAAFVEGGGRIGLDGELPLNTSGGQLSAGRFHGYGHTYEACLQLWGKGAARQVKDARTCLVANGGYGYGALLLKRG; encoded by the coding sequence ATGGTTCATCCCGAAAAGCATGTCTGCATCACCGGTGCGGGGCAGTCGACGGTCGGGCGTCCTTCGCTGCGCAGTGCGTTGCAACTGACGCTCGATGCCTGTGACAGCGCGATCGCCGATGCCGGCCTGACCTTGGCCGAGATCGACGGCCTGACCACTTTTCCCGGGCCAGCCGGCGATGCCGGTGGCTTCTCTCCCGTAGGTGCGACCGAGGTCATGATCGCGTCGGGCATGAAGCCGGTCTGGATCGGCGCTTCGACCGAAGGCCACGGGCATATGAGCGCGATCTTCAGCGCGATCCAGGCCATCGCGTCGGGGCTTTGCCGTCATGTGCTGGTGTTCCGGACCGTGGCCGAAGCGACAGCGCGGGCTGCGCCGCGTGGCGGGGGCGGGCTGCCGGCCCGCGCTACACGCGCCAACATGTGGTCGGCGCCGTTCAACGCGGTGTCTCCCGCCAATATCTACGCGCTCTATGCAACGGCCTACTTCGCCAAATATGGCGCGACCGCGACGCAGCTCGGGGCGATTGCGGTCAACAGCCGCCATATGGCGAGCCTCAATCCCAATGCGATCTATCGGACGCCGATTAGCATCGAGGACTATCTCGCATCCCGCGTCATTTCTTCCCCGCTGCGTCTCTACGATTGCGATACTCACATTGACGGATCGACTGCGATCCTGTTGTCGCGGCGCGACATCGCGATGGAAATGGCTCGATCGCCGATCGAGATCGAGGCCATGGGCATGGGTCTGGGCGGTCTGGGTATCGGCCGGCATGTCGGCGATTTCACGCAGTTGCCGGCGGAAGCAGCGGCCCGGATGTTGTGGTCGCGTACCGATCTCAAGCCGCGCGATGTCGATGTCGCGCAAATCTATGACGGCTTTTCGATCCTGACCCTGCTGTGGATGGAAAGCCTTGGTCTGTGCGGTCGCGGCGAGGCGGCGGCGTTCGTGGAGGGGGGCGGGCGGATCGGACTGGATGGAGAGCTGCCGCTCAATACCAGCGGCGGCCAACTGTCTGCGGGCCGTTTTCACGGCTACGGCCATACGTACGAGGCCTGCCTCCAGCTTTGGGGCAAGGGCGCGGCGCGGCAGGTGAAGGACGCCCGCACCTGTCTCGTCGCCAATGGCGGCTATGGCTACGGAGCGCTGCTGCTCAAGCGCGGGTGA
- a CDS encoding amidohydrolase family protein — MALNELTQSPPVQPESADGQAVPGNTGRRLIDADAHLDPPHEMWKDYLPAHLRDQAPYVEEGEEHDWIVFEGNRRPVKQLNNTAGKAGKDFKMNVKRSEMRAAWLPEQRLADMDQDGIEAAVVFGGGPLGTKNSELYIASFETYNRWLWDFCGADRKRLQGVAYLPMRDVDETIGLMRQAAKLGFRTVNIPAFPQSADGISTSSTVKAISAGQGAALTGNPTGERSYRDPEFERFWAEVCELDLTVTVHLGARVPRFGEKAHFLPDMLMSKLSMAEPIAMLIFGGVFQRFPKLRFVTVESGVGWFAWAAEYMDRTWERQRFWTDSPISEPPSYFMEQNVFGSFIQDRIGILQRDWKGGRNIMWSSDYPHSETSWPESHQVVVRDFAGVPDSDIDEIVYARAKRVYQIG; from the coding sequence ATGGCCTTGAACGAATTGACCCAGAGCCCCCCCGTCCAGCCGGAATCGGCTGACGGTCAGGCAGTGCCCGGAAACACCGGACGGCGGCTGATCGATGCCGACGCGCACCTCGATCCGCCTCATGAGATGTGGAAGGATTATCTGCCGGCTCATCTGCGCGACCAGGCGCCTTATGTCGAAGAAGGCGAGGAGCACGACTGGATTGTGTTCGAAGGCAATCGACGCCCCGTCAAACAGTTGAACAATACGGCCGGAAAGGCGGGCAAGGACTTCAAGATGAACGTCAAGCGCTCGGAAATGCGAGCGGCCTGGCTCCCCGAGCAGCGACTGGCGGATATGGACCAGGACGGGATCGAAGCTGCGGTCGTGTTCGGCGGCGGGCCGCTCGGAACCAAAAACAGTGAACTGTATATTGCCAGTTTCGAGACCTATAATCGCTGGCTTTGGGATTTTTGCGGGGCTGATCGCAAGCGCCTTCAGGGCGTGGCCTACCTGCCGATGCGCGACGTCGACGAGACGATCGGCCTGATGCGGCAGGCCGCGAAGCTGGGCTTCCGCACGGTCAACATTCCGGCATTTCCGCAATCCGCCGATGGCATCAGCACATCGTCGACCGTGAAAGCGATCTCCGCGGGGCAGGGGGCCGCGCTGACCGGAAACCCCACCGGCGAGCGATCCTATCGCGATCCCGAGTTCGAACGTTTCTGGGCCGAAGTATGCGAACTGGACCTTACCGTGACTGTGCACCTCGGCGCGCGGGTCCCCCGATTTGGCGAGAAAGCCCATTTCCTTCCGGACATGCTGATGAGCAAGCTGTCGATGGCTGAGCCGATCGCAATGCTGATCTTCGGCGGCGTCTTCCAGCGCTTCCCCAAGTTGCGCTTCGTGACCGTGGAAAGCGGCGTCGGCTGGTTCGCCTGGGCGGCCGAATACATGGACCGCACCTGGGAACGGCAGCGCTTCTGGACCGATAGCCCGATCTCCGAGCCGCCGAGCTATTTCATGGAGCAGAACGTCTTCGGATCATTCATCCAGGACAGGATCGGCATATTGCAGCGCGACTGGAAAGGCGGACGCAACATCATGTGGTCGTCCGACTATCCCCATTCCGAAACTTCGTGGCCTGAATCGCACCAGGTCGTCGTGCGCGACTTTGCCGGCGTGCCGGACAGCGACATCGACGAGATCGTCTATGCCCGTGCCAAGCGGGTGTACCAGATCGGGTGA
- a CDS encoding phosphotransferase, which translates to MERSVERDLAVPVTLAEALDPSWLQAALAPISGNAPVIWVGDIDNFETVAAKVRFGVRFANDPGTVHRFCLKAMLGSDNAQMGGATAVREAEFYARIAPQVSLRVPRTLAVINREGSSALLIMEDLIDAGARFCSALDPFTPALTEQSLDQIARLHAGSALLAGNDWIPLRLAYLATSPHFAAPELQALMDGPRCARLNDRTSNAALLLDGMKQLERRFAGSPMTILHGDCHAGNFYLTDEGPGLTDWQLIQRGNWAQDVAYHIAAVLPEEIAAREERGLLSHYLDCVRAHGGTVPDATQAWDDYRAAQIYGYYHWAITRWVDPQIVDIFVQRLGAGIERHDTYALLGL; encoded by the coding sequence ATGGAACGGAGCGTCGAACGCGATCTTGCAGTGCCGGTCACATTGGCCGAGGCGCTGGACCCTTCGTGGTTGCAGGCAGCGCTTGCGCCGATTTCCGGCAATGCGCCGGTGATCTGGGTCGGCGATATCGACAATTTCGAAACGGTGGCTGCCAAGGTGCGCTTCGGCGTTCGCTTCGCCAACGATCCCGGCACCGTTCATCGTTTCTGCCTGAAAGCGATGTTGGGTTCCGACAACGCACAAATGGGCGGGGCGACGGCTGTGCGCGAAGCGGAATTCTACGCCCGCATCGCACCGCAGGTCTCGCTGCGGGTGCCGCGTACCCTCGCGGTGATCAACCGGGAAGGCAGCAGCGCGCTGCTTATCATGGAAGATCTGATCGATGCGGGTGCCCGCTTCTGCTCGGCGCTCGATCCTTTCACGCCCGCACTGACGGAACAGAGCCTCGACCAGATTGCGCGCCTGCATGCAGGTTCTGCGCTGCTGGCCGGTAACGACTGGATTCCGCTGCGCCTGGCCTATCTGGCGACCAGTCCGCATTTCGCAGCACCGGAGTTGCAGGCACTGATGGACGGCCCACGCTGCGCCCGGCTGAATGACCGCACCAGTAACGCCGCGTTGCTGCTGGACGGCATGAAGCAACTCGAACGCCGCTTTGCCGGTTCGCCGATGACCATCCTGCACGGCGATTGCCATGCGGGCAATTTCTACCTGACGGATGAAGGTCCGGGCCTAACCGACTGGCAATTGATCCAGCGCGGCAACTGGGCGCAGGACGTCGCCTATCATATCGCTGCCGTTCTTCCCGAAGAGATTGCGGCACGCGAGGAACGCGGCCTGTTGTCCCACTATCTCGATTGCGTGCGGGCGCATGGCGGCACCGTACCCGACGCGACACAGGCCTGGGACGATTACCGGGCCGCTCAGATCTACGGCTATTATCACTGGGCCATCACAAGATGGGTCGATCCGCAGATCGTCGACATCTTCGTCCAGCGGCTTGGTGCCGGGATCGAACGGCACGACACGTACGCGCTGCTGGGTCTGTAA
- a CDS encoding dienelactone hydrolase family protein — protein MSSSDRFGRNDLAPVDYTHEGVMLTGRLALPDGPGPHPAILVIHDARGLGDGTARRAQALADAGYAVLAADLYGEGAFFADPKQAGPTVAPLMQDPSLLRARAIAGFEALCGLVQVDRDRVGAVGFCLGGRCVLELARSGASLRAGVSLHGLLTTHAPAQPDAVKAKLLILTGARDPYAPPQDIDAVRQEMTDARADHHLTVYSEGWHGFSDEEAHSMSHVPGVRYDPLLDRLSWAQTTAFLEALLK, from the coding sequence ATGTCGTCTTCTGATCGCTTCGGCAGAAACGATCTCGCGCCGGTCGATTATACCCATGAAGGCGTCATGCTCACAGGGCGGCTGGCCCTGCCCGACGGTCCGGGCCCGCACCCCGCAATTCTGGTGATCCACGATGCGCGCGGGCTGGGCGATGGCACCGCCCGGCGCGCGCAGGCGCTAGCGGATGCCGGTTATGCGGTCCTGGCCGCCGACCTCTATGGCGAAGGCGCGTTCTTCGCCGATCCCAAGCAGGCGGGCCCTACCGTGGCACCGCTCATGCAGGATCCATCGCTCCTGCGGGCACGGGCGATCGCCGGTTTCGAAGCGCTATGCGGACTGGTCCAGGTGGATCGCGATCGTGTCGGCGCGGTCGGCTTCTGCCTGGGTGGCCGCTGCGTGTTGGAACTTGCGCGAAGCGGGGCCAGCCTGCGTGCGGGGGTTAGCCTTCACGGGCTGTTGACGACACATGCTCCCGCACAGCCAGACGCGGTAAAGGCAAAGCTGCTGATCCTGACCGGCGCCCGCGATCCTTACGCGCCGCCGCAAGACATCGACGCCGTGCGGCAGGAGATGACCGATGCCCGGGCCGATCATCATCTCACCGTCTACAGCGAAGGCTGGCACGGCTTTTCGGACGAGGAGGCGCACAGCATGAGCCATGTGCCCGGCGTCCGCTACGACCCGTTGCTCGATAGACTGTCATGGGCACAGACAACCGCCTTTCTCGAAGCGCTGCTGAAATAA
- a CDS encoding CaiB/BaiF CoA-transferase family protein, with protein sequence MEGPLSGIKIVEVAMWAFVPAAGGMLSDMGATVIKVEPPTGDPLRGLRVGASKPGDQGFILSWESYNRGKRSITLDLRQNAGKEVLYRLLEDADVLLTNLLPPARRRMGIAVEEIRARFPDIIYAVGSSVGAQGPEADKGGYDAISYWARAGIAASLNTDDATYPSQPPGPAFGDTVAAAILAGGVAAAIAQRLMTGHASVVDVSLLATGMWQMQRSISQATLDGSSKVPRVARDQVSNPLVNCYRTGDDRYVSLCMLQSQRYWAPFCDAAGCPDLAADPRFADEAGRTRHIAACVAELDALFSRKTLAQWREILSRQDGQWDVVQDVEELCRDNQVIANRYIQPVDYGDGRIMPMVSTPVQFDGSALSAHPAPTLGADSDAILTTLGYSEDDIIDLKIADVVF encoded by the coding sequence ATGGAAGGACCGTTAAGCGGTATCAAAATCGTCGAGGTTGCGATGTGGGCCTTCGTGCCCGCTGCTGGCGGCATGCTGTCGGACATGGGCGCGACAGTCATAAAAGTGGAACCGCCGACAGGCGATCCACTGCGCGGCCTGCGCGTGGGTGCATCGAAACCGGGCGACCAAGGGTTCATCCTGTCCTGGGAAAGCTACAACCGCGGCAAGCGCAGCATTACGCTCGATCTCCGCCAGAACGCCGGCAAAGAGGTACTCTATCGCCTGCTGGAAGACGCCGACGTCCTGCTGACCAACCTGCTGCCCCCGGCTCGGCGACGGATGGGCATTGCGGTCGAAGAAATCAGGGCGCGCTTTCCCGACATTATCTATGCCGTGGGCAGCAGTGTCGGTGCTCAAGGCCCGGAAGCGGACAAGGGCGGCTATGATGCCATTTCCTATTGGGCACGGGCGGGCATCGCCGCGTCGCTGAACACCGATGACGCTACCTATCCGTCGCAGCCGCCAGGTCCGGCGTTCGGGGACACGGTCGCCGCCGCGATTCTTGCGGGCGGTGTGGCAGCGGCCATCGCCCAGCGCCTCATGACCGGCCACGCATCGGTCGTCGATGTCTCGCTGCTGGCCACCGGCATGTGGCAGATGCAGCGGTCGATCAGCCAGGCGACGTTGGATGGAAGCAGCAAGGTGCCGCGCGTCGCCCGCGACCAGGTGAGCAATCCGCTGGTCAATTGCTACCGCACCGGCGACGATCGCTACGTCTCGCTGTGCATGCTCCAGAGCCAACGGTATTGGGCCCCCTTCTGCGACGCCGCAGGGTGCCCCGATCTGGCAGCGGACCCGCGTTTTGCGGATGAGGCCGGTCGAACCCGCCATATCGCCGCCTGCGTTGCCGAACTCGATGCTCTGTTCAGCCGGAAGACCCTCGCTCAGTGGCGTGAGATCCTGTCCCGGCAGGACGGGCAGTGGGACGTTGTGCAGGATGTCGAAGAACTGTGCCGGGATAACCAGGTCATTGCTAACCGCTACATCCAGCCCGTCGATTATGGAGACGGCCGGATCATGCCGATGGTCAGCACTCCGGTACAGTTCGATGGCAGTGCGCTGAGCGCGCACCCTGCCCCCACGCTGGGCGCGGACAGCGACGCCATATTGACGACGCTTGGCTACAGCGAAGACGATATCATCGACCTGAAGATCGCCGATGTCGTCTTCTGA